CGACACCAGCATTAGTTTTATGGGACTGGCATATTTAATATCATCAGCATCCACTGGGTCTGTGACTGTTGAGTCCGTTACGACAGGACTTGGGGATCGTGCGACTTCTTCAGAGCGGCGTGTCTTTACTCTTAGTTGACGTTCGGCATGAGACTCTGCACTTGTCTCAGCCTTACAGGCTTTTCTGTCATTAGCTGAAACAGGTGGAGTATTTAGTTGTCCTATCACAGCACTGGGTGGGGATTCAGTCATGTCAGTGCCTTGTGTGGGAGTGCTGTTATTTTTGGCAGAGCGACAAGCAGCATAAAACATCTTCCGTGGCTCAGTGACATACGAAGACAAGTGTTGAGGACGGACGATATTCCGCCGTGACCTCATAGTGCCACAAGCCTCGGATTTCTCTGGGCTCTGATTGTGCAGACTGGGCATTTCTGGGCTCTGATTGTGCAAGCTGGGCATTTCTGGGCTCTGATTGTGCAAGCTGGGCATTTCTGGGCTCTGAGTGTGTGAGCTAGTAGTGTCTGAGTTATAAGTGTGCAAGCTGGGTGTGTCTGGgctctgagtgtgtgagatggCCGTCTCTAGGCTCTGAGTGTATGAGATGGTGGAGTCTGGGCTGTAATCGAGCGAGCTGGGTGTTCCTGGGCTCTGAGCATCAGAGATGGTGGTGTCTGGGCTTTGAGTATGCAAGATGGGTGTGTCTATGGTCTGAGCTTGTAAAATGGGCGTGTCTGTTGTCTGAACATGTGATATAGGTATGTCTGGGCTCTGAGCATGTGAGATGGGTGTGTTTGGTTTCTGATCACATAAGACTGGCGTGTCTGGACTCTGAGTGTATGACATAGGTATATCTGGGCGTTGAACATTTGAAATGGGCGTGTCTGAGCTATGAGTGTTTGAGATGGGCGTGCCTGGGCTTTGAGGGAGTGAAATGGATATGTCTATGCTCTGGGAGTTTGATATGGGCATGTCTGTGATCTGAGAATGTGAGATGGGTGAGTCCAGGTTTTGAGGCATGTCCAGGCTTTGGGAACATGAGATAAATATGGGCATGTCTGGGCTCTGAGTTTGTGGAGTGAGTTTGTTCGGgctctgaatgtgtgtgtcagggctctgagtgtgtgagatgggCATGTCTGGgatctgagtgtgtgagatgggCGTGTCTGGgatctgagtgtgtgagatgggtgtgtctgggctctgagtgtgtgaggtgggcATGTCTGGGCTCTGAGCATGTGAGATGGGCGTGTCTGGGATCTTAGCATGTGAGATGAGCGTGTCTGGgatctgagtgtgtgagatgggTGTGCCTGGATACTGAGCTTGTGAGATGGGCGTGTCTGGGCATTGAGTATATGGGATGGGCGTGTCTGGGTGCTGAGTGTGACAGATGGGTGTGTCCAAGCTTTGAGCAGGTGAGATGGATGTGTCTGGGCTCTCAGTGTGTGGGATCGGCGTGTCTGGGTGCTGAGCAGGTGAGATGGGCGTGTCCAAGCTTTGAGCGTGTGAGATGGGTGTATCTGAactttgagtgtgtgagatgggCGTGTCCGAgctttgagtgtgtgagatgggtgtgtctgggctctgtgtgtgtgggttttgaCCATGTGAGATTGGCATGCCTGGTTGCTGAATGTGCAAGATGGGCATGTCCGGGCTTTGAGCATGTGAGATGGGTGAGCCTGGTATCTTGTTGTATGTGCCATGGGTAATCAGGTGTGTCTTCCGCTTCTTCTTCCTAGAAATGTCGGGTTCAAGTCGTGCAAGGTCACGTTTGATCTGTAGGCTCTGCCTGCGTGTTGCGGCTTGGTCATGTGACCTGCTGATGGCCTGCATCACTTCTTGTCGCCTCTGAGAGCGCGTTTGCGGGGAACGTTTCTCAGAGGCGAGGTGTTGCTCAAAGAGCTCCTTCAGATTGTAATCTTTCTCACTACTGCTGTGTAAGACGGTGGTGATAAtctcagtcaggtgtgtgtcaTCACAGGTTTTCACACTGTCACCACTGTCACTCCATTCTCGCTCCGACACCCCCATCAGTGTGTCGGTGAACTTGTCCATTAAGTCTATAATGTGTTCAGGCTTGGCTTGCATCTCGGGCATGTGTGTTTGATCGGTATGTGTGTTGTGAGGCAGGAGAGGTGGAGGCTGTGtattcagggtgtgtgtgttcaacatGGGCATGTCCGGATCACCACTGCTTTCGGTGTCCTGCGGTTTCGGGGACAGCGGGGGAGGGGATGGACTGTGGCAGCCGGAGTGTGTGTTGCTATCTGTATGTGCAACTTGTGTGATgtcacagatgtgtgtgtgctggcacACCAGTGCCCGAGAGCAAGCGCAGCAGCCGGCACAGCCGAGCCTGATGTTCCGACAGGAGGAGCCACTACAACTcttcatacacagacacacagaacgTACTGCACAAACCCCGAGTCTGCATGAGCACACATACCCGTTTGATACACAGCTATTCAACACACACATCGATTTATCGGCGTGACAGCAGTGACCACCATGCTTGCTCCTCAGAGTCGCGACGTCTCTTTGCGTTGCCACCGGCCCACCCTCTTCCTTCGGCGGGAACGACATCATTTCCTGCAGGATGTGCAACAGTATGACTCTGTGGTTTGCACAAAGCGATTTCATGACTTCCTCCAGCGCCGTACCTCTCTGCTCATGTCCTTCTTCCCTCTCCTTtgtcttgctctctccctcCTTTGTCACCAAACAGCTACAGGTAAATGAGGGACACATAATTACTCATCACTCAGACTGGGCAGCAagagtttctttttattttctccaccTTCACATTACAGTAGCACAAATCTGcttgaatcacacacacactatttattatatttcattttatttattatttatattcccTTGCAGATTTAAGGTAACCCTAGCTGTATTAAACCAGGCTTGTCGTCAGACCTTATGCACGTTAGAAGCAAATACATAACCTTAAACTCGTAAGCATGATATACAAGACATAAACGGGGGCCACAGGCTGCGGCAATCTGTCCTTTCTGAACACTCTAAAATGGGGGAAGTGCTAATTATGAATCACCAGCAGCGTAGGCAGTAACGCACTTCAGGTTGTGCAGGTAGACTTTTACCGTGTTTAAAAGTCTTTTACCGTCAAACGTCTACGCTCACAGCTACCTCTGGATCGAGAACGATCAGGGGCATatcaataatattatataagcTTTTCtgagttttaaaatgaaataaataaataagaacttGTTTGTACACTTAATTAGCTCATCATACTGTATTACAGCAGGTTAGCCAAGATCGTCAAAAGGACATGAGACCGAACAAGATCATTAGAGCGTCCATTTGCACAGTGGTCTAGTTTGAGGATTTATGATTTACTTACAGTGGAAAGAATATCTGACATTTTCGTCGTGTCCCGTGAAGCTTTCTCTAGTACGAAGGAGAATCTAATGTTTAGGTTACGTCACTTATTCGGACACCGCTTCATTTTCCTGCATTTATTTTGATCCCAGCATttcatataatatttcataaatgATTACAATAACGCTTCATAGTAACAGGGTTAAAGCCAggacacaaaacaacacaacgtGAGGATTTGTGTAACACGTCTATTCGGAAATTCTTGAAACTCTTATCTGTAAATCCGTTTTATTAACATCGTTAACGCTATCGTGAACATGTTTTAATTTACTTCCGGAAACCTGCTAAAATATGCACATTTTCCTGGGGACTGTATTCAGAAGAAGTCCTTCACTTCGCCGTAGCAACGTAAACACGACTATGGGATCGGGAAAAACATCAAAATCCAGGCAGGAAAACATTCtgaataaaatctgaaatttaTGTTACATAATTTATGTTACATTCATTAtgtccttacacacacacacacacacactctttcttcaGTGAGGAGGTTACTTACATTTCAGAAATGTTAATTAACCAGCACATAAAGATACACAAAGATTTTAATGCACTTTATTGTCATAGCATTTttgaaaagacttttttttttaatgatttgaaATCAAAGCGAGCATTACACATTAACATCAATATGAATTATTTATCAgatttataaattaaatgttaaagattCGGGAGTGTTCAGTGGACTCGCTGAGCGAAAAGCCCTTctctgattaataataataataataataataataataataataattaatcatcaCAATTAGagaaatataaatttttaaagAGCTAGAATAAAAGCATGCAGAACACggttcacatttaaaaacaatgaaGTGCTTCAACACAAATTCAAACACGCTAAAGCTCAACACAGTAAAGTCTTCTCCTGATTAACACagaaataatacacaaacatttaaagaGGAAAATCTGAATCAAAATCgtagtgcagaaaaaaaataataaatcgaTTACACCAATGCCGCCACACGCGGCGTCTTAAACATCACGTAATCATCCGACGTTTCATCGTCCGACTGCAGTTTCGCATCCGAGTACTAAACCCCGAGTCTTCACTACATTTAATCTGttgtttacataaaaaaaacgcTGTGACAGATCACTGATCGCGACTGATGTAGCAGGGCTCGAAATTAACGTGACGGTATCAGCAACTCTCAGCTGCGCGCGGATGCAGGTGAGAAACGACGCGTCGGACACAGTGCTCCGTGTAACGTGCTGCAGAACAGAAAACATCGGACATGGCGGAATGATCGGCGCAGCGGCGTGAGACGAACACGGTGGTGTTTAAGGAGTTAAATCCCGGTGGTTTCCAGACTAATCCCTAGTGCCTCTGCCTGCAGTCTATGTGTGATTAGTGCTGGAGTATTTTGACACGTTTCCTCTTAAAATTCACTCCGAGTGCGTTTTTACCGATCCCCTGATTCAGCTCGTAATCGCAGGTCTGTTTATACGTCACAGAATTCGTTCCTCCGGAGCCGAGAACACCGAGTGTTTTTGATGCACGGCGTGTCACGGAGAAGAATCCGTTCCTACGGAAACCcggttttatatattaataaccaTATTCCGGAACGCTCTCAGATCGAAAACGAAAGCGCAAGCGTGAAATAAACTCCAAGACCCTCTAAGAGCCTCTGCTTTCTTTACTCAGTCGCGAGACCCATGTCAGAATATTTGCCTGTAATCGCACACGCACGTGTGGAAAAGCCCTGGAATATTCTGGAAATGTTCTGGATATAAAAGTTCAATAATTCtcggaagaagaaaaaaaaaaaacggtttcaCTGCAGATAGAATaaatacaacatacagtaagagTAATAATAACACTTCGTTTCAGTCATCATGAGAACTAGAGACGGAGTCTTGTGCTGTGGCCaggagacttttttttgtttagttttttttttttttttgcattacaaTCGGTTAACGCTTGGTTAATTTCAAGCcctgagtttaaaaaaaaaacaacaacaacaaataaccaaaacaaaacaaatgaaaaaaatatttaattgcaAAACcttgaaattaatttaaaacgCTCTCTTAAAACTGAAACGTTTCCATTGCACTAAGATTAAATTAATACACAAAACtgaaatttaaattattattaaattattatacacacgcaaaataaaaaaatgaagcgGGCAGGTTTATTATTAACTCTGGTCTCTGTACTCTCTCACCCTGAGGATTTTACTTTTTATGGCTACATTAACCAAACTCAAGAATCAAATTTGGTTTCTTTACCTGAATTCGTCGTTTTACTGGAAACGACGTTTACATTAATGTGGtccaaaaacagagaaaaatcaAAAACCATCGTCAACACGTTTAAAAAGCCAAGTCAAAATATAAAAGAGGATATAAACACGAAATAAAGAGGATTTCAAAGCACAGACTGAAATAACGTCCGATCATtcggaaaaaatcagatttaagGACGTTGCCGATACTTCGTTTGGTTAAAGACGGCGATTTAAAAGCCTGATCTTAAATTATTAGCGCTTTTATGTTATCGTTGACGCTCGGCGCCGAATCGAATTCGGATTCGTCTGAAGGAATTACGGGATTGCGAAGGACATGGAAGGAAAACCGGCGTCCTTTTCTCAGGCGGCCAATCGCTGAGTGGAACCCGTGATAACGATATTATCACAATATTTATCCGTCGACGTCGTATAACCGATTATCGGCACACCCCCGCTGATTAAACACCATGATTCAAATCAAGCATGttacagatggagagagaaatcaatttacagaaataaaagatCATCTGCTCTTAAATGAACGCAGTGCCCGTCCCGACGACATTAACACCCGTACGTAGTGTTAATACACACTTATAAAGCTGTTCGTTTTGAGATGAAGCGTTAATAACAGGCACCGATGTCATGACATTCAGTTTACATGGCGGAAACCGAGCGGCTTTCTTCATAAATAACGTAAACGCACGATTCTCACGAACACAAACACGAACACGTCATTAACAGCGCATTCCTGAATCACAAAATTCACATTTCATTTTTGCGGCTGCACTTTAAAACCGTTTAGCATTAaacacaggggtgtgtgtgtgtgtgtgtgtgtgtgtgtctttgtgtatgtagCTTGTGTAAAGTGCAACCGAATCTCGTCCCTCGAGCTTTTCACAACTTCACTTAAAACTTGTAATAGAAAGAGTAAAAATGTTCATGCAGTGAACACACCACAGTCAAGTGTGtaaagtttttgtgtgtgtgtatgtgtgtgtgtgtacagtatgttacagtgtTAAATACACGAATGCTATCTTTGAGAATTAAATAACCGACAATAAAGACACGAGACGTAAAAGCAGCGCTGCAGATTAGCcctgaataaaacacacacacacacgcgtacagacacacacacgcgtacaaatatacacacgcgcacacacgcacactgtaaGTGGTGTGTTACAGACGTCAGTACAGCAGCGTTGTGCGGAGCGAGGTCTCCCTGAACGGTTCATTTGGTTACAGCAGaaaatcacaatcacatcaaCATGAACATGAAGATTAACTCAGCAGCGTTAATTACATGAGGTTAAAACTGGAGCGTTTATCATCTCGGTGAGGTTTACTGCGGTGTTTATTCTCCCAGTGAGGGGGTTTACTGCATCGTAATGGATCTCTAGTGTTAACTATCTAAGTGCAGATTTGCAGCTAGTGGCTACAGTGTTAACTACCCAAACAAGGTGTTTCCTTCAGTGTTAATGATCTAAGCCAGGACTCGTTTAATCATCTCTGTTAGTATCGATCCAGTGTTAATTATCTGAGTGAGATTTTTTTATCTGGATGTCAACTGTCCAACTGGAGCCTTTACTGCAGTGTTAATTCTCTCTGGGAACTGACTTACTGCTTTGTCTCTCCCAGTGCAGTGTCAACTGTCTCTCTTAGCAATGACCACAGTGTTAATTATGACATTGAGGTGTTTGCTTCAGTGTTAATTATCTcaatgtgggttttttttttactgcagtgTTAATTagctttgtctgttttttttattactgtagcgCTGACTATCCGTCTGCGGCGTTGATTAACATTTTAACCGCATCGTTAGTTTTCCAGTGATTTTGCTGCAATTAACACCGGTAACTGACACGTATGCGAATGCCGTGCTAGTTTCAGTACTACTTATACTGCAGGCTTTCTATGGTGTTAATGAAGTGCTTATCTCAGTAAAGTCCCGTTGCTTTGTTGAGGTTTTGTGGTGGTGTTAGTTGTCTGATCGAGGTTGTTTACGGAGGTGTTAATGATCCCAGCGAGGTTCTACGATCGTTAGTTATCGACAATAACGTGATGTTAATTGTCAAGAGTGAGGTTTTTTACGGTGGTGGTATTTTTTCCAGTGAGGTTTACAATGGTGTTAATTGTTACAGCAAGGTTTAACAGTGATGTTAATAATCCCAGAGGTTTTACAGTGGTGTTAATTATCTGAACAAGGCTTTACAGAGGTGTTCATTGTCTATGTGAGATTtaacagtggtgttaatattcCCAGAGTGGATTTAGAGTGGTGTTAATGATCCAGGTTAACTTCTACAGTGGTGTTAATTATCCCAGTTGGAGTCTGCAGTGTTAATTATCTCAGCTAGGTTTTTATGGCAGCAGTTATTTTACCAATGAGGTTTTCCGGCGATGATCAGTGCTAAAATTAATATTAgcctaataaaaaaatcacacacacacgcacgcgcacagagCAATCTGATTCACACCTAACAacgttaattaaaaaaaaaacaaaaaaacttgcGCCTAAATGATGGTTGGAAATAAAGGAATTAATGCAGCGTCATTAACACAAACAGTGTCGCCTGCGTCTATCTAATCGTACATAATAACCTGCCGGATCGATGCATCGCtactgatgacatcatcacttattattcaaaataaattaacCGTGTTAATGATCACCAAATgtgattctctcacacacaacacacacctgtctaaACCGAGggtgtgtctcacacacacacacacgacacacactcctcttccaAAACTGTcagacacacaatacacactcctcctgaaactgagtgtgtgttaaactgAACCCAGTCTAGGCTTTACTACACTGGCTGTTACATGCGATACACACACCTTTCACTACATTTCAAATGTTACACGTCATAAAAGTGTGTCACACTAAactgtgtgttacacacaaTTTGTCTATCCGCCCTAAACTGCGTCGCACTAAATTTGTGTttaatgcaacacacacacacactaaggtgTTAAGTAAGACCTGAGTGTATTACCCTTCACTTAGTGTGCTATACAAAACTCTATTGAGGGTGTTACACTAATTTGTGTGTtacataaactgtgtgtgttacattaaactgtgtgtgcgtgtgtgtgttatactaaTCTGTGTGTTACAATAAACGTCTAaaactgtgtgtattttacattAAACCACGGGTATAATAAGctaaactgtgtgtatgtcgcactaacatctgtgtgtgtgtgtgtgtgtgtgtgagggttacactgtgtgtgttacaaaaaTCCAGGTGTATGTTACATTAAACCATTTGTGTTGCACTAAAATGCTTGCGATACTAAACCGAGTCTTAACCGAGTGTGTGAACTAAACTGAACGTGTTAcactaaactgtgtgtgttacattaaaaaGGAGTGTTACACCAGCTCgagtgtgttacactaaagtaAGTGCATGTtacactgggtgtgtgtgtgtgtgtgtgtgtgtgtcgctaaAAATATGTGTTACGTTCCCCAAGTTTTTCCTGAACAGCAGATACACACTGTGTTAAAAGAGCTTGTTTTTTGGGGggtaataaataatttacacaaTTAAATACAATCTCTGAGCGATTAACACCTATCACTGTGCAGGCGTTAACGTCGTGTCAATAACAATTAGCAGATTAGCTTCCCTAAAAATTAGACCTGAATGAATCCTTCAGTTCCAACAGAACAGTGCTTTGCAGtttaaatagaacagtttataTCTTACAGATCTGCACAGTGAAACCCTGAATAAaggcgtgtgcgtgtgtgtgtgtgtgtgtgtgtgtgtggtgtgtaatgtgtaaagaatATGGATATTCAAGTTTATGTCATTAGAGTTCCTGACGGTTTAGCTTGTACGAggcgtttgtgtgtatatgtctgtttgtgtatttgtgagttaatgaggtgtgtgtgtgtgtgtgtgtgtgtgtgcaggcagtAGTGAGGTTAATCGCAGTACTGAGGTTTAAAACCGTTTCGAGGCGTTCAGCGTTGTCCCTGAGGTTCCTGGTTCCGGTGGGCGGAGCTTCTTTTTGGGCGGAGTCTTCAGTGTCCCCATACGCTCCTTCACTTTGTACTCGAGCGTGCTGTGCGGCACGCCGTACACACTTTGCGCCTTCGACACCGTCATCTTCCCACCCATCACCATGGCTATAGCCTCCTCCAGGATGTCATGGTCATACTGGCGGTAGCGCCCACGTTTCTTCCGCGGCTGTTTGTCCCGGCGCTCGCTCTCCTCCACACATTCGTCTGCACTCGCACTCCCACCTGCACtccgggcacacacacacggcgggGGAACGTCCCCCTGCAGTGGGCGGGACTCGAGGGCGGAGCTACAGTCGCTGTGTTTGGGGAGGAGGATCTTGACACGATCTGAGGTCTTGCTGTTGAGGTAAACGGCGTCAACAAGGCCGCTGAGGTCAGAGGGCGGAGTCGTTACGCCCGGACGCACCTGAGGGATGCGGAGCAGCGCAGAGCCCCCTGCCGGAGTGTTACATGCGTCGCTGCGTTCTCTCAGCTCACACACCAGCCGATGAAGGAGCGATGCCGCTGCTGCACTCTCCGTTGACGGCTTACCGCGTTCTGACTGGTCAGACCGAGGTCGCGTCCAGGTTGTTGCCGTTTTGGTCTCACCTGTGTGCAGAGCAGTGCGGGACGGTGTCACTCCATTGTGGTTGGCGAGCGCAAGAGGCACAGCgccggagtgtgtgtgatcCGCGTGGAGGCGTAGTGTGTTCTGAGGTATTCCGTATAATATGGCAGCTTTGTGAAGGTCCAGCGCACCGGAGCGAACATCCTTCACGGCTTTAGAGAGCAAACCATCAGCAAACTGAGTGCTGCGGCCCAGACGCTCGTCTCTGATTGGTCTCCTGGTGGGTGGGAGGACGAGAAACGCACGAGTGAGCTGACGAACGACAGGAAGCACTCAGGGTCCACTCCTTTACCGCCTTGTCTTTGGTAACATCACTCGCTtcatatttatgtgtttaaCACGCAGCCTCACTTTGAGCTGtacaaaatgtgtgtaaaaatgtgtttgtgtgtgtgtgtttcctctgtgtgtgtgtgcgtgtgtatgtctgtgtgtgagttttgcTCCTTTTTATCTTTAGTCTGAAACTTATAACGAGTAAACGGAAATAAAGCGATAGGTTTTGGCTGTCCAGCCCTTTGAagccctaacacacacacgtgacgtTACCGTCCAACAAGTGAGAAAAGAGTCAACCCTTCAGTGCAACACAACACTCTCTGAattaacacacacctgataaacacacactcagtttaaAGAGTTCAAAAAATGTGCACAATACAGTATTAAAGATATAATGAGAGCACTAAGACagtcacacatacaaacacacacacacacacacacacacacagttgaacAACATCTATTAGTGTTAACCGACTTACCCTGATAGTCTTTGTTGCGCGAGCGTGTTCAGAGACggtgtgtttttctttgagAGGTCGAGAACGCCGTCTGCTATAACAAGAAAACAACATCGTTAAGACACACAGACTCCAATTTAATAAGATCCTAAACAACAAGAACTAATATGTGCATGCttttaaaaaatcacacacaattaGTGCAAATGCTGCAGGTGATTTAATGACATGCTGTTCAAAATAAGCCGTCTGTTTAAAACCCAGACAGTTtctgtgtgtcgtgtgtgtcacCTTGTTGTGCACTCGGTGTGCTGCGACTGAGCGTCAGGTCCAGTGGTCCATCCGGCTCGGTTTGTGTGACGGCATTCTGGCTTTCGGTTGTTTGAATCTTATGCGCATATTCAACGGCGAACTGGCGAATCATCTTCCTCATCAACTCCTGCGCAGCCAACGGAATAATGGGGTCGCAGCTCTCAGGGAATTCTGGGCAATATATTATGGTGTAACCCATTAACAATATTTGGACACGGATTCTTAACAACAGTTTATCACAAGCTGTAATCGTGCCTGATTTTCATGCTCTGACACACCCTGGAGTTCAGGACTGTGAAGAACAAACCTTGATGTCTCGCTCTATTAAGACGGTGACAAACTAACACTCCTCATTAGCATCTTCTGAGATGCCCATTTCCTTCATCGCTACGTGTGCGCATTCCATGCTGGGAAGTGATCCAGTGCTAACCCAAAAACTACCGATACTTGGGATGTGTGTCCTGTAAATCTGGACTTGCCTCACAGTCATATAGTTTTAGCCTTAGCTTCTGACGTGGCACCACAAGTTCATCCATTACTAATTATGTAAAAACTTCAAGCTTTGTCTGTTTCCAGCTCAGACCATGTTCCACGTCTGTTAGTGTCTGTTCTTAACCGTGCCTGTACCTCTGCTCTGGCGCTCCAGATCCTAGACCACTTGCTGTCATGCATagtttcagaatcagaatcagaaagagctttattgccagaggcatgttttcacatgcgaggaatttgttttagtgacagaagctccacagtgtaacagaatgacatgtaCTATACAGacaaaattgtatgtacacatgtacaggtttgaaatgtgcaattgaaatatacatatacaaatataggcaatctgtatgtacaaatgtgcaaCTGAGGTATACGTAGTGCAAATGTgcaatgttgtgttgtgtgttccgtgtgtgttaagtgttcgtcatatggattgcctgaggaaagaaactgttcctatgtctggtcgttctggagctcagggctctgtagcgtcaaCCGGATGGCAagagttcaaagagggagtgtattggatgtgaggggtccagagtgagtgtgctggatgtgaggggtccagagtgattgtgctggatgtgaggggtccagagggagtgtgctggatgtgaggggtccagagtgagtgtgctggatgtgaggggtcaagagggagtgtgctggatgtgaggggtccagagtgagtgtgctggatgtgaggggtccagagtgagtgtgctggatgtgaggggtccagagtgagtgtgctggatgtgaggggtccagagt
The Tachysurus fulvidraco isolate hzauxx_2018 chromosome 7, HZAU_PFXX_2.0, whole genome shotgun sequence DNA segment above includes these coding regions:
- the lcorl gene encoding uncharacterized protein lcorl isoform X4, which gives rise to MLYIWFESILEGIYGQRLLQDLSIFVNCEPEATADWSTDACCSFCNLQLEKISDRLPDSPPHAETPPQGINTSDTLQCQADQFLHAVLHKKEFPESCDPIIPLAAQELMRKMIRQFAVEYAHKIQTTESQNAVTQTEPDGPLDLTLSRSTPSAQQDGVLDLSKKNTPSLNTLAQQRLSGCLVTKEGESKTKEREEGHEQRGTALEEVMKSLCANHRVILLHILQEMMSFPPKEEGGPVATQRDVATLRSKHGGHCCHADKSMCVLNSCVSNGYVCSCRLGVCAVRSVCLCMKSCSGSSCRNIRLGCAGCCACSRALVCQHTHICDITQVAHTDSNTHSGCHSPSPPPLSPKPQDTESSGDPDMPMLNTHTLNTQPPPLLPHNTHTDQTHMPEMQAKPEHIIDLMDKFTDTLMGVSEREWSDSGDSVKTCDDTHLTEIITTVLHSSSEKDYNLKELFEQHLASEKRSPQTRSQRRQEVMQAISRSHDQAATRRQSLQIKRDLARLEPDISRKKKRKTHLITHGTYNKIPGSPISHAQSPDMPILHIQQPGMPISHGQNPHTQSPDTPISHTQSSDTPISHTQSSDTPISHAQSLDTPISPAQHPDTPIPHTESPDTSISPAQSLDTPICHTQHPDTPIPYTQCPDTPISQAQYPGTPISHTQIPDTLISHAKIPDTPISHAQSPDMPTSHTQSPDTPISHTQIPDTPISHTQIPDMPISHTQSPDTHIQSPNKLTPQTQSPDMPIFISCSQSLDMPQNLDSPISHSQITDMPISNSQSIDISISLPQSPGTPISNTHSSDTPISNVQRPDIPMSYTQSPDTPVLCDQKPNTPISHAQSPDIPISHVQTTDTPILQAQTIDTPILHTQSPDTTISDAQSPGTPSSLDYSPDSTISYTQSLETAISHTQSPDTPSLHTYNSDTTSSHTQSPEMPSLHNQSPEMPSLHNQSPEMPSLHNQSPEKSEACGTMRSRRNIVRPQHLSSYVTEPRKMFYAACRSAKNNSTPTQGTDMTESPPSAVIGQLNTPPVSANDRKACKAETSAESHAERQLRVKTRRSEEVARSPSPVVTDSTVTDPVDADDIKYASPIKLMLVSTIKDEDGVKYTLRAAQTHSDEESFDPCVEASWVRNTLQEQARDETVQKMSNECSEKLYREEFANTEGLRDCMNSINEAEPTIKRRPGRPKKLKSPMEKSVKRPIGRPRKCKQVDIINEAPSEDNEKPRAEDAPNEEDGNKNLKITITYGRRKAWRMVSEGQIHTEQSKGGRASTQRSNADEPAHFTQAQVSMNKDQFSLVMPVEDRKNLMHSIVCPKQSDSAGTRRPGRPAKVKISGISVTVTTVSPQQRKIHIKRDVREPAKHRRALLTDLESNKEQETITEEEQASVRHSVRERRPSVHLLHCDAISRPNTPTPRSRKLLLQKSDDTQQDAQQHKPKDANDTMTRPNTSPQDAVHISAASVESLFDANLQWWPTSASPETLKEEMNRRLRVMKETWVSDTSDVFTASSSSADTSDVFTASGSSADTSDVFTASGSSAVRMLFERDCSMETLCSWFMQTTETQSLAIIKKANNRNPCEVFQYSSAKANDRPNVCSSPQAERLRKCIKKFATVVPKSPSKLWRTQAKISGTQNCFTKQHVLNTTLNNTEKLQQNRTWHLYKTALDRARSRFKSRTKNTDVDIKSLNEQVDSGIQPTSVSEHCVLNTLQTESHRTSTQQKQITANAWSAHTLRECKVFLRKLNSSNTRSMSEESNDCSVRFSVSPAGNGSVQNREQGVRKSIKQEKTSNSGTSTRQQSKVKRKRRHSCTNVSPPSPKQQRSSRGVMAAKWSDFILGPAR